A region of the Terriglobia bacterium genome:
GGTGAGTGAGAAGCTGCATTTTGTGGAGGTCAACGAGAACTGCCGCGCTTACGGACTGTTCAGCCATCGTCACGTTCCGGAGATGCTGCAAGAGCTGGGCCTGGGGGAGAAGGATTTCGTCTTCACGCCCCACCTGCTGCCGATCACTCGCGGGATTTTGAGCACCACCTATGTCCGTCTGTCGAAGTCCCGGGCGCATGAGGAAGTGGTCGCTCTCTACCGTGATTTCTACGCCGGGGCGCCTTTTGTCCGCGTGCTGGATGCCGGCGTGCCGGAAATTCAATCGGTTGCCCAGACCAACTATATGGATATTGGCTTCTCGCTTGACACTGACGGCACGCGCATGATCATCGTATCCACCCTCGACAATCTGATTAAAGGAGCGGCGGGGCAGGCCATCCAGAACATGAACGTCATGTATGGCTTTGCCGAAGGAACGGCACTGATTTGAAAATTGTTGTCAAAGCAGGAGGCCAGTCGGCGGAAGAACAGTTTCGGCGCCAACACCTGGCGCGGCAGATTGCTGGTCTGGCCAGGGCCGGCCATCGCGTGGTGGTGGTCCACGGGGGCGGCAAGGCGCTGACCAGCACGCTCCAACGCCTGGGAATTGAGACGGTGTTTCATAACGGCCTGCGTGTGACCGACGCCGCCACGCGCGACGTTGCCTTGATGGTGCTGGCCGGCATCATCAACAAGCAGTGGGTGGCCGAACTCGAGGGGCAGCGACAGCCCGCGATGGGCATCTGCGGCGGCGACGGCAAGCTGGTGACGGCGCGCCGCCTCTCGGCAACTGCCAATGGGACTAAAAAGGACTTGGGTTATGTTGGCCGTCCGACAAAAGTGAACACCGCCATTCTCAATCTGGCCTTCTCGAAGGGGTTCGTACCCGTGGTGGCGAGCCTGGGGCTCAGCGCCGGCGGTGAATACCTCAATATCAACGCCGATGACCTGGCGGCGGCGCTGGCAATCGCCATGGAAGCCGACCGGCTGCTTTACCTGACCGAATCCGGCGGTGTGTGGGACGCAGAACGGCGATTGCTTCCCCTGGTACGGCTCAAGGATATTCAGAGCCTGATTCATAAGGGCACGGTGCGGGACGGAATGATTCCGAAGCTGCGGTCCTGCGCGCGAACCCTTCGGCAGGGCGTCCATGAGATCGACATCATTTCTCCCGACGAGCAAGACTCTTTGCTTCGGACTGTCATCAAACGTGAGAGCGTGGGGACACGGATCGTAAGGTCATAATGAACTACCAACAGATCGCCAAACTTGAAGAACGCAGGCTCGTTCCCACCTATCAGCGCCTGCCTTTTCTGGCAACGGGCGGCGAGGGCTGCTGCCTGTATGACGATCAAGGCCGGAAATATCTGGACTTCCTCGGCGGCCTCGGAGTAAACGCCCTCGGCCACTCGCACCCGGAAATCATGGCTGTCTTGCGCGATCCCTCGGAGGACCTGCTCCACGTTTCGAACCTCATCTACCATCGTTTCCAGGCGCCGCTGGCCGATCAACTGGCAAAGCTCTCAGGACTCGACCGCGTATTCTTTGCCAACACGGGCACCGAAGCCGTCGAGGCCGCTCTCAAGCTGGCCCGCGCTTACGGTCGCGAGCATTCGCCGGACCGCACCGGCATCCTGGCCATCGAGAACTCATTCCACGGCCGCACCATGGGCGCCCTGGCCGTAACCTGGCCTGAAAAGTACCGCAAGCCCTTCGAGCCTCTGCCGCCGGGCGTGAAGTTTATCCGCCAGGATGACGTGGTCCATCTCAAGAGAAACTTTTCGCCGGACGTTGCCGCGCTGGTGGTGGAAGTCATCCAGGGCGAAGGCGGCATTGTGGAACTCGACGAGGAATTCCTGAGGACCGGCCAGGAACTCTGCCGCGAGCACGGCTCGGTGTTCATCTGTGATGAAATCCAGTGCGGCATGGGCCGAACCGGCAATTTCTTCGCCTATCAGCGGATGGGCCTCAAGCCAGACATCGTTCTGGTTGCCAAGCCCCTGGCCGGCGGCTTGCCGCTGGCGGCCCTGGTGGCTCGCGAAGAAGTGGCCCAGGCGTTCCATACCGGCATGCACGGCACGACTTTCGGCGGCGGCCCGCTGCAATGCCGTCTGGCCCTGAAGTTTCTTGAAATCCTCCAGCGGCCCGAATTTCTGGAGCATGTCCGCGAGGTTGGCTCGTATTTTAAGGACCAGTTGCTGGGTCTTCAAAAAGAACTACCCGTCATTCGCCAGGTCCGCGGCCAGGGGCTGATGCTCGCCGCGGAACTCTCCATCCCCGGCAAGGAACTCGTCCAGCAGGGGGTGGAAGCCGGGGTCCTCTTCAATTGCACGCAGGAGCAGGTCCTGAGATTTCTTCCTCCTCTAATCATCCAGCGGCAGCACGTCGATCAACTGATTGAGGTGCTGCGCTCGATTTTAATTTCTGCATCACGCATTGAAACGAAAGGGGTGCGCGCATGACGCCCGTTGCGACTATGGAAAAGATTGAAAAAAAAGAACAGCTCAGTGTTCATGATTTAATCGCGGACCAGGATCTCACTGCGAACGACGTTCAACTGATTTTTGATCTCGCAAATCGAGTGAAGTCTTCGCCCGCAGCATACGCACAGGCGCTGGCCGGCAAGCAACTGGCCATGATCTTCGAAAAGCCGTCACTCCGCACTCGCGTGACTTTTGAAGTGGGCATGACCAGCATGGGAGGATTTGCCGTCTACCTGGACCACTCCAAACCGCGCCTGGGAGAACGGGAATCGATCAAAGATGTGGCCCGCAATCTGGACCGCTGGGTGAACGGTATCGTAGCCCGCACGTTCTCTCACAACTCCGTCGTCGAACTGGCCGAAAACGCCGCTATTCCCGTGGTCAATGCCCTTACGGACCTGCTGCATCCCTGCCAGGCGCTTGGCGACTACTTTACCCTGACGGAAAAGTTCGGCGGCGTGAAGGGCTTGAAGCTCGCCTTCATCGGCGACGGCAACAACGTCTGCCATTCGCTGATGCTGACCGGCGCAAAGCTGGGCGCCACGGTGCGGGTTGCGACGCCCTCCGGCTTCGAGCCCAAAACGCAAATGGTGGAACAGGCCAAAGCCCTGGCTCGCGCGACGGGCGCCAGGATCGATCTGTTCCGCGATCCGCTGGAGGCCGTTGCCGGCGTACAGGCGGTCTACACGGATGTATGGGCCAGCATGGGCCAGGAATACGCCGCTCATCTCCGGACGCAGGTCTTCGCCCCATACCAGGTGACGGAAAGCCTGATGCAGGCTGCGGGGCCCGACACCGTTTTCCTCCACTGCCTCCCGGCGCACCGGGGGCAGGAAGTCAGCGACGCCGTGATCGATTCCTGCAGGTCGCTCGTCTACGACCAGGCTGAGAACCGTTTGCACGTTCAGAAGGCGCTTCTCCTGCTGCTGATGCAGTCCCATTGAGCATGGAGATTATCACCATCACGCCGTCTCCCGTGGAGGCCCCTATGAAGG
Encoded here:
- the argB gene encoding acetylglutamate kinase codes for the protein MKIVVKAGGQSAEEQFRRQHLARQIAGLARAGHRVVVVHGGGKALTSTLQRLGIETVFHNGLRVTDAATRDVALMVLAGIINKQWVAELEGQRQPAMGICGGDGKLVTARRLSATANGTKKDLGYVGRPTKVNTAILNLAFSKGFVPVVASLGLSAGGEYLNINADDLAAALAIAMEADRLLYLTESGGVWDAERRLLPLVRLKDIQSLIHKGTVRDGMIPKLRSCARTLRQGVHEIDIISPDEQDSLLRTVIKRESVGTRIVRS
- a CDS encoding aspartate aminotransferase family protein — protein: MNYQQIAKLEERRLVPTYQRLPFLATGGEGCCLYDDQGRKYLDFLGGLGVNALGHSHPEIMAVLRDPSEDLLHVSNLIYHRFQAPLADQLAKLSGLDRVFFANTGTEAVEAALKLARAYGREHSPDRTGILAIENSFHGRTMGALAVTWPEKYRKPFEPLPPGVKFIRQDDVVHLKRNFSPDVAALVVEVIQGEGGIVELDEEFLRTGQELCREHGSVFICDEIQCGMGRTGNFFAYQRMGLKPDIVLVAKPLAGGLPLAALVAREEVAQAFHTGMHGTTFGGGPLQCRLALKFLEILQRPEFLEHVREVGSYFKDQLLGLQKELPVIRQVRGQGLMLAAELSIPGKELVQQGVEAGVLFNCTQEQVLRFLPPLIIQRQHVDQLIEVLRSILISASRIETKGVRA
- the argF gene encoding ornithine carbamoyltransferase, producing MTPVATMEKIEKKEQLSVHDLIADQDLTANDVQLIFDLANRVKSSPAAYAQALAGKQLAMIFEKPSLRTRVTFEVGMTSMGGFAVYLDHSKPRLGERESIKDVARNLDRWVNGIVARTFSHNSVVELAENAAIPVVNALTDLLHPCQALGDYFTLTEKFGGVKGLKLAFIGDGNNVCHSLMLTGAKLGATVRVATPSGFEPKTQMVEQAKALARATGARIDLFRDPLEAVAGVQAVYTDVWASMGQEYAAHLRTQVFAPYQVTESLMQAAGPDTVFLHCLPAHRGQEVSDAVIDSCRSLVYDQAENRLHVQKALLLLLMQSH